The DNA segment GGGAGCTGGAGCTAGCCATGATCATCTTCCTGCTCATCTTCAGCGGCGTGACCGTCGCGGCCTTCGCCTTCTCGGGGGCGCTAGCGCCGGCAGGCGAGGGGGTCGGCGCCCGCGTCGCCGAGCTCGAGGGGGCGCGCGCTCAAAGGCAGCGCGGCGGCATCCTGCGTCACCTGGGAGCGCTCGTCGAGCCCATGGTCAAGGGGCTCTCGATCACGCGGAAGCTGGACCGGCAGCTCTACCAGGTGGGCTGGGCCTGGACCCCCAGCGAGTTCCTGAGCGCCTGCGGCCTGCTCGCGCTGGCCACCGGCGCCATCGCGGGGGTCGTCTTCGGGCAGCCGCTCGCCGCTTTGGCCGCCGGTGCCGTCGGCGCGGGGGTGCCCTTCCTCCAGCTCGCGCAGAAGCGCGGCAAGGTCATGAAGGCGCTCAACGAGCAGCTGCCGGACGCCCTGATGCTGGTCATCAACGGCCTGCGGGCGGGCAACTCGTTCATCCAGGCGCTGCAGATCGTCTCCAAGCAGATGTCGGGCCCCATCGCCCAGGAGTTCGCCACCACCGTCTCCGAGATCAACTGGGGCCTGAGCGTCGAGACGGCCCTGTCGAACCTGGCCGAGCGCATCGGCACGGTCGACATCGAGCTGACGGTGGCCGCCATGATCGTCCAGCGCGAGACGGGCGGCAACCTGAGCGAGATCCTCAACAACATCCACGACACCGTCCGCGATCGCATCAAGATCTCGGGCGAGGTCCAGGCCATGACCGCCCAGGGCCGCATGTCGGGCATCGTCCTGACCTGCCTGCCCGCGGGCATCGCGGCCCTGTTCTACCTGATCAGCCCCGGCTACATCAGCTCGCTGTTCACCGACCCGCGCGGCCACATGCTCATCGGGGGGGCGATCGTCTCGCAGCTCCTGGGCGTGTACTTCATCCGCAAGATCGTCGACATAAAGTATTAACTTTACGTCAAGTACTGAAGAGGGACTTTCCCATGGCTCAACCCGTCTGGACCGCCGCCGTCTCCTTTCTCGCCGTCACCGCGGCGACGCTGGTCGGCCTCTCCCTGGCCACCCCGCGCGAGCGCGCCACCCTGCGCCGGATCGACGCGATCGCGG comes from the Pantanalinema sp. genome and includes:
- a CDS encoding type II secretion system F family protein; translation: MIIFLLIFSGVTVAAFAFSGALAPAGEGVGARVAELEGARAQRQRGGILRHLGALVEPMVKGLSITRKLDRQLYQVGWAWTPSEFLSACGLLALATGAIAGVVFGQPLAALAAGAVGAGVPFLQLAQKRGKVMKALNEQLPDALMLVINGLRAGNSFIQALQIVSKQMSGPIAQEFATTVSEINWGLSVETALSNLAERIGTVDIELTVAAMIVQRETGGNLSEILNNIHDTVRDRIKISGEVQAMTAQGRMSGIVLTCLPAGIAALFYLISPGYISSLFTDPRGHMLIGGAIVSQLLGVYFIRKIVDIKY